The proteins below come from a single Drosophila kikkawai strain 14028-0561.14 chromosome 3R, DkikHiC1v2, whole genome shotgun sequence genomic window:
- the ps gene encoding RNA-binding protein Pasilla isoform X1 — MESIMKAALDGDAELLMQHLGFDYEQPEPESPPQPQHFTYRYQQSTPTHMQQLACNYQPRHSTNNNNNNNTTSSPSSTHSLASSSSNKSSSDSSSSSSNSGSINISNISNISPHRAAYSLAVHSYKQQQSQANPSHVLHHQMDLQQQQSSPLSENGASPNATPGANTPPAIVAAATAAAAVTASVAASTPTLGNYKTASCWCYGETTYHMKILVPAVASGAIIGKGGETIASLQKDTGARVKMSKSHDFYPGTTERVCLITGSTEAIMVVLEFIMDKIREKPDLTTKIIDAESKQTQERDKQVKILVPNSTAGMIIGKGGAFIKQIKEESGSYVQISQKPKDVSLQERCITIIGDKENNKNACKMILSKIVEDPQSGTCLNVSYADVSGPVANFNPTGSPYATNQNAINSSTASLNSTLGTTIGGANSAASLLVNGTGINLSINLGAPNPAPNLAVATQLLEHIKVAMRGSGYSENVTTEVCNALGVLAKYGVLGMGVGVPHTNGAHSTLGNFLGVTTLDQQTAAAASAATASNVFGAVGQVNLEQYAAAAAAAAAASRPTQTQLDAAAVQFDPFRHLGSATAPATTPVSLNNNSFGLTAATGTATTAQLGGLSKSPTPGDLSSKDSKNVEVPEVIIGAILGPNGRSLVEIQHVSGANVQISKKGIFAPGTRNRIVTITGQPSAIAKAQYLIEQKINEEETKRARQIPLTTVVN, encoded by the exons ATGGAGAGTATTATGAAGGCGGCCTTGGATGGAGATGCTGAGCTGCTGATGCAGCATTTGGGCTTTGATTACGAgcagccagagccagagagCCCGCCACAGCCACAACATTTCACATACCGATATCAGCAATCAACGCCCACACATATGCAGCAATTAGCTTGTAACTATCAGCCACGACAttccaccaacaacaacaacaacaacaataccaCGTCGTCGCCCTCATCCACACACTcgctggccagcagcagcagcaacaaaagcagcagcgacagcagcagcagcagcagcaacagcggcagcatcaaCATAAGCAACATTAGCAACATCAGCCCCCATAGAGCTGCATACTCATTAGCCGTTCATAGCTATAAGCAGCAACAGAGCCAGGCTAACCCCAGTCATGTTCTGCACCATCAGATGgacctgcagcagcaacagtcgTCGCCGCTCAGCGAGAATGGTGCCTCCCCCAATGCCACCCCAGGTGCCAACACACCGCCAGCAAttgtggcagcagcaacagcagcagcagcggtcaCAGCATCTGTAGCAGCGTCAACGCCCACGCTGGGCAACTATAAGACTGCCTCCTGCTGGTGTTACG GCGAGACAACGTATCACATGAAAATCCTGGTGCCCGCAGTGGCCTCCGGGGCCATCATTGGCAAAGGTGGCGAGACTATCGCCTCCCTGCAGAAGGACACGGGTGCTAGGGTCAAGATGTCCAAGTCTCATGACTTTTATCCAG GCACCACTGAACGCGTTTGCCTGATCACCGGCTCCACGGAGGCCATCATGGTCGTGTTGGAGTTCATCATGGATAAGATCCGTGAGAAGCCCGACCTGACCACAAAGATCATCGATGCCGAGTCGAAACAGACCCAGGAGCGCGACAAGCAGGTCAAGATCCTGGTGCCTAACTCCACCGCCGGCATGATCATCGGCAAGGGTGGTGCTTTCATCAAACAGATCAAGGAGGAGAGCGGCTCCTATGTCCAGATCTCGCAGAAGCCCAAGGATGTCTCGCTCCAGGAGCGTTGCATCACCATCATTGGTGACAAGGAGAATAACAAGAACGCCTGCAAGATGATCCTCTCGAAGATCGTCGAGGATCCTCAGTCGGGCACTTGCCTGAACGTCTCCTATGCGGATGTCAGCGGGCCGGTGGCCAACTTTAATCCGACCGGCTCTCCGTATGCCACTAACCAGAACGCCATCAATTCGAGCACCGCCTCGCTGAATTCCACGCTGGGCACCACCATTGGCGGCGCGAACTCTGCGGCCAGCCTGCTAGTCAACGGCACCGGCATCAATTTGTCCATCAACCTGGGCGCCCCCAATCCGGCGCCCAATCTAGCTGTTGCCACTCAGCTATTGGAGCATATTAAG GTTGCCATGCGCGGCTCTGGCTACTCGGAGAACGTTACTACGGAAGTCTGCAACGCTTTGGGCGTGCTGGCCAAGTACGGCGTTCTTGGCATGGGTGTGGGCGTGCCGCATACCAATGGCGCCCATTCAACGTTGGGCAATTTCCTTGGCGTCACGACGCTGGACCAGCAAACAGCGGCCGCCGCATCCGCGGCCACCGCCAGCAATGTGTTCGGTGCCGTTGGCCAGGTGAATCTGGAGCAGTATGCTGCAGCAgcggccgctgccgccgccgcgaGCCGGCCAACGCAGACGCAACTGGACGCTGCTGCTGTGCAATTCGATCCATTCCGACACCTGGGCTCGGCCACGGCGCCGGCCACCACGCCCGTCTCGCTGAATAATAACAGTTTCGGGCTGACGGCTGCCACGGGCACGGCGACCACGGCGCAGCTGGGCGGTCTCAGCAAGAGCCCCACACCGGGTGACCTAAGCTCCAAGGACTCCAAGAACGTTGAGGTGCCGGAAGTGATTATCGGCGCTATTCTAG GTCCGAACGGTCGTAGTTTAGTTGAAATCCAACATGTTTCTGGCGCAAATGTGCAAATTTCCAAAAAGGGCATATTCGCACCTGGCACTAGAAATCGCATTGTTACCATAACTGGTCAGCCGAGTGCCATTGCCAAAGCGCAATATCTAATTGAACAGAAAATCAACGAGGAGGAGACAAAGAGGGCGCGACAAATTCCATTAACCACTGTTgtgaattaa